From the Comamonas odontotermitis genome, one window contains:
- a CDS encoding VOC family protein, whose translation MSVLGIDEISYGAGDLVASRQFFIDWGLNLVAEQADRLVFETLNGCRVIVAATDHPDLPPAIEAGPTLREVVWGVESAADLALYESRIAQLPGFVKQGERIGCTDPNGLAVRLQITKKCDVKVQSAEYNTWSRKGRIDQASPAYERAQPIEVGHVVFFVKDVQACERFYVDNFGFAASDRYPERGAFLRTAPDGGHHDIFLLQRPDKHAGLNHVAFTVRDIHEVFGGGMHISRCGWDTQLGPGRHPVSSAYFWYFKNPAGALVEYYADEDQLTADWQPRDFEPGPTVFAEWAIDGGLDGNTRRQKGVGGADGKFLTDKHH comes from the coding sequence ATGAGCGTACTGGGCATTGACGAAATCAGCTACGGCGCAGGCGACCTGGTGGCCAGCCGCCAGTTCTTTATCGACTGGGGGCTCAATCTGGTTGCCGAGCAAGCCGACCGGCTGGTGTTCGAGACACTGAACGGCTGCCGCGTGATCGTGGCCGCCACCGACCACCCTGATCTGCCGCCCGCCATCGAAGCAGGCCCCACGCTGCGCGAGGTGGTCTGGGGCGTGGAGAGTGCTGCCGATCTCGCGCTCTACGAAAGCCGCATCGCACAGCTGCCGGGCTTTGTGAAGCAGGGCGAGCGCATCGGTTGCACCGACCCCAATGGCTTGGCTGTGCGCCTGCAGATCACGAAAAAATGCGATGTGAAGGTGCAAAGCGCCGAGTACAACACCTGGAGCCGCAAGGGGCGCATCGATCAGGCCAGCCCGGCCTACGAGCGTGCCCAGCCCATCGAAGTAGGCCATGTAGTGTTCTTCGTCAAGGACGTTCAGGCCTGCGAGCGCTTCTATGTGGACAACTTCGGTTTTGCGGCCTCGGACCGCTACCCCGAGCGCGGCGCTTTCCTGCGCACCGCACCCGATGGTGGCCACCACGACATTTTTCTGCTGCAGCGCCCCGATAAGCACGCCGGCCTGAACCATGTGGCCTTCACCGTGCGCGACATCCACGAGGTCTTTGGTGGCGGCATGCATATCTCGCGCTGCGGCTGGGACACCCAGCTCGGCCCGGGGCGGCACCCGGTGTCGTCTGCCTATTTCTGGTACTTCAAGAACCCGGCCGGTGCGCTGGTCGAGTACTACGCCGACGAGGACCAACTGACGGCCGACTGGCAGCCGCGCGATTTCGAGCCGGGCCCTACGGTGTTTGCGGAATGGGCGATTGATGGCGGTCTGGACGGCAATACCCGCCGCCAGAAGGGCGTGGGCGGTGCTGACGGCAAGTTTCTGACCGACAAGCACCACTGA
- a CDS encoding Bug family tripartite tricarboxylate transporter substrate binding protein: MLIPTLLALAAAAALPVAPAQAQDARQALAAGQFTIIAPFPPGGPIDTLARMLSNGLAAQYKQVSIVDNRTGANGNIGIEAARRAKADGHTLLVVPQGNLTINPTLMPKLHYSVEGDFVPVASLARTANVIAVNPAVPAKSVAELIALAKSKPGTVSYASPGVGSSLHLAGELFGQQAGADFLHVAYKGTPQGLNDVMGGTVPMIIGNLPTLLPHIQSGKLRALAITDAQRTPELPDVPTLAEAGVKGVALSSWYGVMAPKGTPAPVLAQLQHDIAQIFNDPASKAQLQKQGLGVWIVEGQKFGELIRTETAAWAPIIKSRGIEAQ, encoded by the coding sequence ATGCTTATCCCCACGCTGCTGGCACTGGCCGCAGCCGCTGCATTGCCTGTTGCCCCGGCGCAGGCGCAGGACGCCCGCCAGGCGTTGGCGGCGGGGCAGTTCACCATCATTGCGCCGTTTCCACCCGGAGGGCCGATCGACACACTGGCGCGCATGCTGTCAAATGGTCTCGCCGCACAGTACAAACAGGTTTCCATTGTGGACAACCGTACCGGCGCCAACGGCAATATCGGCATCGAGGCGGCCCGGCGTGCCAAGGCCGATGGCCATACGCTGCTGGTAGTGCCGCAGGGCAACCTCACGATCAACCCCACGCTGATGCCCAAGCTGCACTACAGCGTGGAAGGTGACTTCGTACCGGTGGCCTCGCTCGCGCGCACCGCCAACGTGATTGCCGTGAACCCTGCCGTACCGGCGAAGAGCGTTGCAGAGCTCATCGCGCTGGCCAAGAGCAAGCCAGGGACCGTGAGCTATGCCTCACCCGGGGTGGGCAGCAGCCTGCACCTGGCAGGCGAGTTGTTCGGGCAGCAGGCGGGTGCCGATTTTCTGCACGTGGCCTACAAGGGCACGCCCCAGGGGCTGAACGATGTGATGGGAGGCACCGTGCCGATGATCATCGGCAACCTGCCCACGCTGCTGCCGCACATCCAGTCGGGCAAGCTGCGCGCGCTGGCCATCACCGACGCGCAACGTACACCCGAGCTGCCCGATGTGCCCACGCTAGCAGAGGCTGGCGTCAAGGGTGTTGCGCTGTCGTCCTGGTACGGCGTGATGGCGCCCAAGGGTACGCCAGCACCCGTGCTGGCCCAGTTGCAGCACGACATCGCACAGATCTTCAACGACCCGGCAAGCAAGGCGCAACTGCAAAAGCAGGGCCTCGGTGTCTGGATCGTGGAAGGCCAGAAATTCGGTGAACTGATCCGCACGGAGACGGCGGCCTGGGCGCCCATCATCAAAAGCCGCGGGATCGAGGCGCAATAG
- a CDS encoding aldehyde dehydrogenase: MSNLELLPINIGGEWRLGGGDESASLYPATGEVVGRLRAPSLHDVEEAIQKADHAFRTSGWAQKKPHERAAVLHRVAQLIRERAEPLAQLQRLDNGKPINETRALVASAAGTFQYFAAACETMEEAITPQRGDFMTMSVYEPMGVVAAITPWNSPIASEAQKLAPALAAGNAVVVKPAEATPLLALELARICEEAGVPKGIVSVLPGRGSVIGDAITKHPLVKRVSFTGGTSTGKHIARIAADKMMPVSLELGGKSATMVLEDADLDHAVNGVLYGIFSSSGESCIAGSRLFVARKLYGDFMERLTAKAAQLRVGDPADERTQMGPLITAKHRESIESYVQLGLSEGGQLRTGGHRPEGALYERGYYYRPTILEGVQNDWQICQQEIFGPVLVAMPFDNEESLLEQANDSVYALAAGIWTRDYKAAWRIGRAVQAGTVWINTYKQFSISTPFGGWRDSGLGREKGRLGIQQYMEQKSLYWGLNESPLGWAN; this comes from the coding sequence ATGTCAAATCTTGAACTGCTCCCCATCAACATCGGCGGCGAATGGCGCCTGGGTGGCGGCGACGAATCCGCCTCGCTCTACCCTGCCACCGGCGAAGTCGTGGGCCGCCTGCGCGCGCCCAGCCTGCACGATGTGGAAGAGGCCATCCAGAAGGCGGACCACGCCTTCCGCACCAGTGGCTGGGCACAGAAGAAGCCGCACGAGCGTGCCGCTGTGCTGCATCGTGTGGCCCAACTGATTCGCGAGCGCGCCGAGCCGCTGGCCCAACTGCAGCGCCTCGACAACGGCAAGCCCATCAACGAAACGCGGGCCTTGGTGGCCAGCGCTGCCGGTACCTTCCAGTACTTTGCCGCTGCCTGCGAAACCATGGAGGAGGCGATCACGCCGCAACGTGGCGACTTCATGACCATGAGCGTCTACGAGCCCATGGGTGTGGTCGCTGCCATCACACCGTGGAATTCGCCCATCGCGAGTGAAGCGCAAAAGCTTGCCCCCGCGCTGGCGGCTGGCAATGCCGTGGTCGTCAAGCCCGCCGAAGCCACGCCGCTCCTGGCGCTGGAGCTGGCCAGAATCTGTGAGGAGGCCGGTGTTCCGAAGGGTATCGTCAGTGTGTTGCCCGGGCGCGGCTCGGTGATCGGCGATGCCATCACCAAGCACCCGTTGGTCAAGCGCGTGTCGTTCACCGGCGGTACCTCCACCGGCAAGCACATTGCCCGCATTGCGGCCGACAAGATGATGCCCGTCTCGCTGGAGCTGGGCGGCAAATCGGCCACCATGGTGCTGGAAGACGCTGACCTCGACCATGCCGTCAACGGCGTACTCTACGGCATCTTCAGCTCGTCGGGCGAATCATGCATCGCCGGCTCGCGCCTGTTCGTGGCACGCAAGCTCTATGGCGATTTCATGGAGCGCCTCACTGCCAAGGCCGCTCAGCTGCGCGTGGGTGACCCGGCCGATGAGCGCACCCAGATGGGCCCGCTGATCACCGCCAAGCACCGTGAATCCATCGAGAGCTATGTGCAGCTGGGCCTGTCCGAAGGCGGGCAGTTGCGCACTGGCGGCCACCGCCCCGAAGGTGCGCTGTATGAGCGCGGCTACTACTACCGCCCCACCATCCTCGAAGGCGTGCAGAACGACTGGCAGATCTGCCAGCAGGAAATCTTTGGCCCTGTGCTCGTGGCCATGCCCTTCGACAACGAGGAGTCGCTGCTGGAGCAGGCCAATGACAGCGTCTACGCGCTGGCTGCTGGCATCTGGACGCGTGACTACAAGGCCGCGTGGCGCATCGGCCGTGCGGTGCAGGCCGGCACCGTGTGGATCAACACCTACAAGCAGTTCTCCATTTCCACACCGTTTGGCGGCTGGCGCGACAGCGGCCTGGGCCGCGAGAAGGGCCGTCTGGGTATCCAGCAGTACATGGAGCAAAAAAGTCTGTACTGGGGCCTGAACGAATCCCCTCTGGGCTGGGCCAATTGA
- a CDS encoding Bug family tripartite tricarboxylate transporter substrate binding protein, translating into MKTSRRQICLAVALLATTVAGSAMAQAYPSKPITIVVAYPAGGDTDAMARLYADKLSQRLGQPVVVENRPGASGTIGAVHVAKAAPDGYTLLLAPSTFSIAQFVLKTSAASSYDVLRGFVPVVQTSVQPLFVATSQASGIKDLAGLTTQARKSELTYASPGSGSPMHILGEMFNKAAGVKLAHVPYKGVAPAVNDLIGGHVPATFMTWGPIAPYAGTKANVLAVADAQRSPLAPNVPTLAELGVKNVEVTAWQGLFGPKGMSAETVKLLNTHLNEILKMPEVATKMATFGALPAGGDAARLEKTNAADYDRFGKLIKDLGIQAE; encoded by the coding sequence ATGAAAACCTCACGCCGCCAGATTTGCCTGGCCGTCGCCCTGCTGGCCACCACTGTTGCCGGCAGCGCCATGGCCCAAGCCTACCCGAGCAAGCCCATCACCATCGTTGTGGCCTACCCGGCCGGCGGTGACACCGATGCCATGGCACGCCTGTATGCCGACAAGCTTTCGCAACGGCTTGGCCAGCCCGTGGTGGTGGAGAACCGGCCCGGTGCCAGTGGCACCATCGGCGCAGTGCATGTGGCCAAGGCAGCGCCCGATGGCTATACGCTGCTGCTTGCGCCCAGCACCTTCTCGATTGCGCAGTTCGTGCTCAAGACTTCGGCGGCGTCGAGCTATGACGTGTTGCGAGGCTTCGTGCCTGTGGTGCAGACCAGCGTGCAGCCGCTGTTCGTCGCCACCAGCCAGGCTTCGGGCATCAAGGATCTGGCAGGTCTGACCACCCAGGCCCGCAAGAGCGAGCTGACCTATGCCAGCCCCGGCAGCGGTTCGCCCATGCACATTCTTGGTGAAATGTTCAACAAGGCGGCTGGCGTCAAGCTCGCGCATGTGCCCTACAAGGGCGTGGCACCTGCCGTCAACGACCTGATCGGCGGCCATGTACCCGCTACTTTCATGACCTGGGGGCCGATTGCTCCCTACGCTGGCACCAAGGCGAATGTGCTGGCGGTGGCCGACGCCCAGCGCAGCCCGCTCGCGCCCAACGTGCCCACACTGGCCGAGCTGGGCGTCAAGAACGTGGAAGTGACCGCCTGGCAAGGCCTCTTTGGCCCCAAGGGCATGTCTGCCGAGACCGTGAAGCTGCTGAATACCCACCTCAACGAAATCCTGAAGATGCCGGAAGTGGCGACCAAGATGGCCACCTTCGGCGCACTGCCTGCGGGCGGCGATGCGGCCCGGCTCGAGAAAACCAATGCGGCCGACTACGACCGCTTTGGCAAGCTCATCAAAGACCTTGGCATTCAGGCCGAGTGA
- a CDS encoding aromatic ring-hydroxylating oxygenase subunit alpha — protein sequence MNVQTIAIDPVDRLLTKGLGNLWYPVCTSDFVQDKPISLRRFGYKIALWRDAAGQVHALEDHCPHRGAPLSQGVILGDRLACPYHGVEVRCDGTVTKVPGSPGCKLEGSRAALDFHVHEAHGAIFLFNSDKHVDTPPAFSMPEELTSPEYSNFLCYAEWRADYRYAIDNVMDPMHGTFLHKQSHSMSEGDSKATFQVRDTDIGFIFEKAGQRGVNFDWTEWGETDMHWMRLEIPYPKTGGPGGNFAIIGCVTPISPELCAVFFWRCRRVQGWMRDTWRFLYRNRLEARHWAVLEQDRVMMEQMEFDANERENLYQHDIGLVRLRRRLRSLAQEQLEGSAAP from the coding sequence ATGAACGTACAAACCATCGCCATCGATCCTGTGGATCGCTTGCTCACCAAAGGTCTGGGCAACCTCTGGTACCCCGTCTGCACGTCTGATTTCGTGCAGGACAAGCCTATCTCGCTGCGCCGCTTCGGCTACAAGATCGCGCTGTGGCGCGATGCCGCAGGCCAGGTACATGCGCTGGAAGACCATTGCCCGCACCGGGGCGCGCCGCTGTCGCAAGGGGTGATCCTGGGCGACCGGCTGGCCTGCCCTTACCACGGTGTGGAAGTGCGCTGCGACGGCACGGTGACCAAGGTGCCCGGCAGCCCCGGCTGCAAGCTGGAGGGTTCGCGCGCCGCGCTGGATTTTCATGTGCACGAAGCGCACGGCGCCATTTTTCTCTTCAACAGCGACAAGCATGTGGATACGCCACCCGCGTTCTCCATGCCGGAGGAGCTGACCTCGCCCGAGTATTCGAACTTTCTGTGCTATGCCGAATGGCGTGCGGATTACCGCTATGCCATCGACAACGTCATGGATCCGATGCATGGCACCTTCCTGCACAAGCAGTCGCACTCCATGTCCGAAGGCGATAGCAAGGCCACGTTCCAGGTGCGCGATACCGATATCGGCTTTATCTTCGAGAAGGCAGGCCAGCGCGGCGTGAATTTCGACTGGACCGAGTGGGGCGAGACCGACATGCACTGGATGCGCCTGGAGATTCCGTATCCCAAGACCGGCGGGCCCGGCGGCAACTTTGCCATCATCGGCTGCGTCACGCCCATCAGCCCCGAGCTGTGTGCAGTGTTCTTCTGGCGGTGCCGCCGGGTGCAGGGCTGGATGCGCGACACCTGGCGCTTTCTGTACCGCAACCGCCTGGAAGCACGCCACTGGGCGGTGCTGGAGCAGGACCGCGTGATGATGGAGCAGATGGAGTTTGACGCCAACGAGCGTGAAAACCTGTACCAGCACGATATCGGGCTGGTGCGCCTGCGTCGCCGCCTGCGCAGCCTCGCCCAGGAGCAGCTTGAGGGAAGCGCCGCACCATGA
- a CDS encoding recombinase-like helix-turn-helix domain-containing protein has product MAVDRYLEPHQARQRPATLFEDLLGDAIERAFGEGVQTLPELVAYINRSGPAGENGEAWTEQSFGALMARLGH; this is encoded by the coding sequence ATGGCTGTTGACCGATACCTTGAACCGCACCAGGCACGCCAGCGCCCTGCAACCCTGTTTGAAGACCTGCTGGGCGATGCGATCGAGCGCGCCTTTGGCGAAGGTGTGCAGACGCTGCCCGAGCTGGTGGCCTACATCAACCGCAGCGGCCCCGCCGGAGAGAACGGCGAAGCCTGGACGGAGCAGAGCTTTGGCGCCCTGATGGCGCGCCTGGGCCACTGA
- a CDS encoding MFS transporter, whose protein sequence is MNDSRSMRWWGVITLFVIVAISYVDRINISVLITDRDFLSHIGLTTDDRTRQGLLATAFMVGYGVSSLVLTPFCAALFGVRRSLIGGLLLWGVVTFLSPAMSSYGLLLASRILLGVSEGPLFSLAGSYIKAHFESRENGKPNSLVNMGTGVGLAVGYPLVGYLVAGHDWETSFHVLGLINVLLGIPLVWAFVRMPKVETGMPKPQSLGQAVGQVGTIVRGAMHTRYLWLITILTAAFLSYLWGSSNWLPAYLKESRGFSMREMGWLASLPQYASVAAVFVGGMIIDRIARRQVPLIFVFGSIGVAAAVWLAIHMEDRYAAAYCLIAANFCWGLMSPAIPSTVQYCARPEHIASAYGVVNGAGSLVAGFMPAIMGAVIGALSASGGMGAGFFAGFAALIGTQAVVMLCGIILWVRERRATPQS, encoded by the coding sequence ATGAATGACTCCCGTTCAATGCGCTGGTGGGGCGTGATCACGCTGTTCGTGATCGTTGCCATCTCTTATGTGGACCGGATCAATATCTCGGTTCTGATCACGGACCGCGATTTCCTCTCGCACATCGGTCTGACGACGGATGACCGTACGCGCCAGGGGCTGCTTGCTACCGCATTCATGGTGGGGTACGGGGTGTCATCGCTGGTGCTCACGCCTTTCTGCGCGGCGCTGTTCGGCGTGCGTCGCAGCCTGATTGGCGGGCTGCTGCTGTGGGGTGTGGTGACCTTTCTGTCGCCTGCGATGAGCAGCTACGGGCTGCTGCTGGCATCGCGCATTCTGCTGGGCGTATCGGAGGGGCCGCTGTTCTCGCTGGCAGGCAGCTACATCAAGGCGCATTTCGAGAGCCGCGAGAATGGCAAGCCCAATTCGCTGGTCAACATGGGAACCGGGGTGGGGCTGGCCGTGGGATATCCGCTGGTGGGCTACCTCGTGGCGGGGCACGATTGGGAAACGTCTTTTCATGTGCTGGGCCTCATCAATGTGCTGCTCGGCATTCCTCTGGTCTGGGCCTTCGTGCGCATGCCCAAGGTGGAAACCGGCATGCCCAAGCCGCAGTCGCTGGGCCAGGCCGTGGGCCAGGTCGGCACCATCGTGCGTGGCGCCATGCATACGCGCTATCTGTGGCTCATCACCATTCTGACGGCGGCCTTTCTGTCCTACCTATGGGGCAGCAGCAACTGGCTGCCTGCATACCTGAAGGAGTCGCGCGGCTTTTCGATGCGCGAGATGGGCTGGCTGGCTTCGCTGCCGCAATACGCCAGCGTGGCTGCGGTTTTTGTGGGCGGCATGATCATCGACCGCATTGCGCGGCGCCAGGTGCCGCTGATCTTCGTGTTCGGAAGCATCGGTGTGGCTGCCGCCGTGTGGCTGGCCATCCATATGGAGGACCGCTATGCGGCTGCCTATTGCCTGATTGCCGCCAATTTCTGCTGGGGGCTGATGAGCCCGGCCATTCCGAGCACCGTGCAGTACTGTGCGCGGCCTGAGCACATTGCCAGTGCGTATGGCGTGGTCAATGGCGCGGGCAGCCTGGTGGCGGGCTTCATGCCGGCCATCATGGGCGCCGTGATCGGTGCACTGTCGGCCAGTGGTGGCATGGGCGCAGGCTTCTTTGCAGGTTTTGCTGCGCTCATCGGTACGCAGGCGGTGGTGATGCTGTGCGGCATCATTCTGTGGGTGCGGGAGCGCCGCGCCACGCCGCAGTCATAA
- a CDS encoding PDR/VanB family oxidoreductase — MSSTLQAFVHTLRFEAQDTISVELRPVDGGEFPAFTAGSHIDLHLPNGLVRSYSLSNDSSERHRYVVGVLRDRASRGGSRCVHEALRVGLPITISEPRNHFALDEGAAHSVLVAGGIGITPMLCMARRLHSQGRSFEMLYFARERKSAAFLAELQALGMPLHLHFDAEAGGPPDLRGLLAQRAPDAGLHHYACGPTPMLDAFEKFCGELGHANAHIERFTPVEVKASTDALANYTVELKRSGRFIEITPEKSLLDTLLEAGVDVDHSCCEGVCGSCETRVLEGVPDHRDSVLSPKEKASNKVMMVCVSGCKSETLVLDL; from the coding sequence ATGAGCAGCACCTTGCAGGCCTTCGTGCACACGTTGCGCTTCGAGGCCCAGGACACCATCAGCGTGGAGTTGCGCCCGGTGGATGGTGGCGAGTTTCCGGCTTTCACGGCGGGATCGCACATCGACCTGCACCTGCCCAACGGGCTGGTGCGCAGCTATTCGCTCTCCAACGACAGCAGCGAGCGCCACCGCTATGTGGTGGGCGTGCTGCGCGACCGTGCCAGCCGTGGCGGATCGCGCTGTGTGCATGAGGCGCTGCGCGTGGGTTTGCCCATCACCATCTCCGAGCCGCGCAACCATTTCGCTCTCGACGAAGGTGCAGCGCATTCGGTGCTGGTGGCTGGTGGCATCGGTATCACGCCGATGCTGTGCATGGCGCGCAGGCTCCACAGCCAGGGCCGCTCGTTCGAGATGCTGTACTTTGCGCGTGAGCGCAAGAGCGCGGCTTTCCTCGCCGAGCTGCAGGCCTTGGGCATGCCGCTGCATTTGCATTTCGATGCCGAGGCGGGCGGCCCGCCCGATCTGCGTGGCCTGCTGGCGCAGCGTGCGCCCGATGCGGGCTTGCACCACTACGCCTGCGGCCCGACGCCGATGCTCGATGCCTTCGAGAAGTTCTGCGGCGAGCTGGGTCACGCCAACGCCCACATCGAACGTTTCACGCCGGTGGAGGTCAAGGCATCGACCGATGCCCTCGCCAACTACACGGTGGAGCTCAAGCGCAGTGGGCGCTTCATCGAAATCACGCCCGAGAAATCACTGCTGGACACCTTGCTGGAGGCTGGCGTCGATGTCGACCATAGCTGCTGCGAAGGTGTCTGCGGCTCCTGCGAGACACGCGTGCTCGAAGGCGTTCCCGATCACCGCGACTCGGTGCTCAGCCCCAAGGAGAAGGCGAGCAACAAGGTGATGATGGTCTGCGTCTCCGGGTGCAAGAGCGAGACGCTGGTTCTGGATCTTTAA
- a CDS encoding aspartate dehydrogenase has protein sequence MQIALIGCGAIGTALLELVKDDAGLQVAAIVVPAEGAEAARAVAQRLASGAQVTQAVPAGGIDLVVEAAGHAAIEQHVLPALRRGVPCIVASVGALSAAGLPEQLEAAAREGRTQVQLIAGAIGGIDALAAARIGGLSTVRYTGRKPPHAWKGTPAEQGRDLDALTAETVIFEGTAREAAAQFPKNANVAATVSLAGLGLDRTTVRLIADPAVRENLHQVEAAGAFGSFELTMRNQPLAANPKTSALTVFSAVRALRGKVAPLVI, from the coding sequence ATGCAGATTGCTCTGATCGGCTGCGGCGCCATTGGCACCGCCTTGCTGGAACTGGTGAAGGACGATGCCGGCCTGCAGGTTGCCGCCATCGTGGTACCGGCTGAGGGAGCCGAGGCCGCGCGTGCCGTGGCCCAGCGCCTGGCGTCGGGTGCGCAGGTAACGCAAGCCGTGCCGGCAGGTGGCATTGATCTGGTGGTGGAGGCCGCAGGCCACGCCGCCATCGAGCAGCATGTGTTGCCTGCATTGCGCCGAGGCGTACCGTGCATCGTGGCTTCGGTGGGTGCGCTGTCGGCAGCTGGCCTGCCCGAGCAACTGGAGGCCGCTGCCCGTGAAGGCCGCACGCAGGTGCAACTGATTGCCGGTGCCATTGGCGGTATCGATGCACTGGCTGCAGCCCGCATCGGCGGCCTTTCCACGGTGCGTTACACCGGCCGCAAGCCGCCACACGCCTGGAAGGGCACACCGGCCGAGCAAGGGCGTGATCTGGACGCCCTGACTGCAGAGACGGTGATCTTCGAAGGCACTGCCCGCGAGGCGGCTGCGCAGTTTCCGAAGAACGCCAATGTGGCTGCCACTGTTTCGCTGGCAGGCCTGGGGCTGGACCGCACCACGGTGCGTCTGATTGCCGACCCGGCCGTGCGCGAGAACCTGCACCAGGTCGAAGCCGCAGGCGCCTTTGGCAGCTTCGAGCTGACCATGCGTAACCAGCCGCTGGCGGCCAACCCTAAGACCTCGGCCCTGACCGTGTTCAGCGCGGTGCGCGCGCTGCGCGGCAAGGTGGCACCGCTGGTGATCTGA
- a CDS encoding porin — translation MKKIVIAAGLASLAGAAAAQSKVEIFGVIDTNVTRLSGSGSSSKVGLATGGANISRLGFRGTEDLGGDLKAGFWLEAGLDSDTGAGKAAGTSGLGFNRRSTVSLLGNFGELRLGRDDSATFLSTLIFDPFLTNGVGGTGAFTILGIPGSGTATGGAPIQISNAVSYFLPPNLGGFYGQAQVAFGEHTKSEPNKNQGDYRGLRAGYRQGAFNGALAIGRYYGDSSDNNITASNIGLSYDLGMVKPMLLWASEKRGSLKVTALQLGATAPLGNGELRASVGHYNTSGSNADWNKIAVGYGYNFSKRTQVYGTLAYLKNKDGSSRAIGVQGLSATGSTMGGKSTGMELGIRHFF, via the coding sequence ATGAAAAAAATCGTGATTGCCGCTGGCCTGGCCAGCCTGGCAGGGGCAGCTGCAGCCCAATCTAAGGTCGAGATCTTCGGGGTCATCGACACCAATGTCACCCGGCTTTCGGGCTCGGGCTCATCCAGCAAGGTAGGCCTTGCCACGGGCGGCGCCAACATCAGCCGCCTGGGCTTTCGGGGCACCGAAGACCTGGGAGGCGACCTGAAGGCGGGCTTCTGGCTGGAGGCGGGCCTCGATTCCGACACCGGCGCAGGCAAGGCTGCGGGCACCAGCGGCCTGGGTTTCAACCGCCGCTCCACCGTCAGCCTGCTGGGCAACTTTGGGGAGCTGCGCCTGGGCAGAGACGACTCTGCCACCTTTCTGAGCACGCTGATCTTCGATCCATTCCTTACCAATGGCGTGGGCGGCACGGGGGCATTCACCATTCTGGGCATTCCAGGCTCCGGCACCGCCACGGGTGGCGCGCCGATCCAGATCAGCAATGCGGTCAGCTACTTTCTGCCCCCCAACCTGGGCGGGTTCTACGGCCAGGCCCAGGTGGCATTTGGCGAACACACCAAGAGCGAGCCCAACAAGAACCAGGGCGACTACCGTGGCCTGCGCGCAGGCTACCGGCAAGGTGCCTTCAACGGCGCCCTGGCGATTGGCCGTTACTACGGCGATAGCTCGGACAACAATATCACCGCCAGCAATATTGGCCTGAGCTACGACCTGGGCATGGTCAAGCCGATGCTGTTGTGGGCCAGCGAAAAGCGTGGCTCGCTGAAGGTGACGGCGCTGCAACTGGGCGCCACGGCACCGCTGGGCAATGGCGAGTTGCGCGCCTCTGTGGGCCACTACAACACCTCAGGCAGCAATGCGGACTGGAACAAGATTGCCGTGGGGTACGGCTACAACTTCTCCAAACGCACGCAGGTCTACGGCACGCTGGCCTATCTCAAGAACAAGGACGGATCGAGCCGCGCCATCGGCGTGCAGGGCCTGAGCGCCACGGGCTCCACCATGGGCGGCAAATCCACCGGCATGGAGCTGGGCATCCGCCACTTCTTCTGA